A genomic region of Metopolophium dirhodum isolate CAU chromosome 1, ASM1992520v1, whole genome shotgun sequence contains the following coding sequences:
- the LOC132944624 gene encoding uncharacterized protein LOC132944624, translating into MVWSGEQRGFAVRTFFENGRSFVATQRAFRLQFNLARHDTVPHRNVIANWVRTFEETGSTLRLRGSGRPKTVRTPENLIRVSEAFVQSPTRSARKHSIALGISNRSVRRILHQDLFFHPYKIMIVQELSPPDYENRMNCSQEMLNRIHVRSTFFSSDEAHFHLSGAVNKQNFRYWAENNPRQIHETPLHSPKVTVWCAISKFGVIGPYFFEENGQTVTVNAERYVSMLDNFFEPQLEELMEETNMGDIWFQQDGATAHTARVSMTKLRQMFPTHLVSLRGDLRWPARSPDLSICDFFLWGYLKEKVFKHRPHTLEELKDRIREEIGAIPVEMCQNAAENFRNRLHQCIAAGGHHLSDVIFKT; encoded by the coding sequence ATGGTTTGGTCTGGTGAACAACGTGGCTTTGCCGTccgtacattttttgaaaatggtcGATCGTTCGTCGCAACTCAGCGAGCGTTCCGGCTGCAGTTTAACCTTGCGCGTCATGATACCGTCCCTCACCGTAATGTTATCGCGAATTGGGTGCGTACATTTGAAGAAACTGGATCTACACTAAGACTTAGAGGTTCAGGAAGACCCAAAACGGTAAGAACACCTGAAAATTTGATAAGAGTGAGTGAAGCTTTTGTGCAGTCGCCTACGCGTTCTGCCCGGAAACATTCAATTGCATTGGGCATTTCTAATCGGTCAGTAAGGAGGATTTTGCACCAAGACTTATTCTTCCACCCCTACAAAATTATGATTGTCCAAGAGTTGAGTCCACCCGACTATGAAAATCGCATGAATTGCTCACAAGAAATGTTGAACCGGATCCATGTGAGGTCAACATTTTTCAGTAGTGACGAGGCTCACTTTCATCTCAGTGGGGCGGTGAATAAGCAAAATTTTCGCTATTGGGCAGAAAATAATCCACGGCAAATTCACGAGACACCTCTTCACTCTCCAAAAGTGACCGTGTGGTGTGCGATTTCAAAATTTGGGGTGATTGGGCCTTATTTTTTTGAGGAGAATGGACAAACCGTAACTGTCAACGCTGAACGTTACGTTTCCATGTTGGACAATTTTTTTGAACCTCAATTGGAAGAGTTAATGGAAGAAACAAATATGGGGGACATCTGGTTCCAACAGGACGGGGCTACAGCACATACTGCTCGAGTTTCAATGACGAAGCTGCGACAGATGTTCCCTACACATCTCGTCTCTCTGAGGGGTGATTTGAGGTGGCCTGCGCGCTCACCAGACTTGAGCATTTGTGATTTTTTCTTGTGGGGCTACCTGAAGGAAAAGGTTTTTAAACATCGGCCTCACACGTTGGAAGAACTCAAAGACCGAATTAGGGAGGAAATTGGCGCTATACCAGTCGAAATGTGTCAAAATGCGGCAGAAAATTTCAGAAATCGCCTTCATCAGTGTATCGCTGCTGGCGGCCATCATCTTTCTGatgtcatttttaaaacttga